Proteins encoded within one genomic window of Ranitomeya variabilis isolate aRanVar5 chromosome 4, aRanVar5.hap1, whole genome shotgun sequence:
- the LOC143767000 gene encoding uncharacterized protein LOC143767000, producing the protein MSESEQQVMQEAVQRSPEQAQVQRRLHPQQQRKGNSSSVQRSSSGRSESQRSRGSAKTTRPATIPADTVTRPETGRKSTAKTKHRECAICSDELPSSWEKRLCSVCIKKTIQEETPSFASELKSLIKSQVESAIKGIKATKKKHKKTPESPVSSADESESELSDSNNSSDSDTSSVSSEGGRSCFPIEETDALVKAVRATMGLVEERPKKTAQDIMFSGLEQKRKRAFPVNEKIHSLIKREWKKPDKKALLTPKRKYPFDDPACSSWSKAPKLDVAIAKASKKFALPFEDMGTLKDPMDKKAEVFLKNSWEAAGGGLKPAVAATCTARALMVWLEHLDSQLKGKVSRDTIQKSVSVMKGAAAFLADASVDSARLAARAAAFSNAARRALWLKCWPGDLQTKTKLCSIPCEGEFLFGTTLDDILEKAEDKKKSFPVHAVRPKYTSRYMNRHNVPIIKRQVIPLNTLWECEC; encoded by the exons atgagcgaaagcgagcagcaggttatgcaggaagccgtccagcgatctcctgagcaggcacaagtgcagcggcgtctgcacccacagcagcagcgcaaaggaaactcgtcctctgtacagcgcagcagcagcggacgatcagagtctcaacgcagtcgggggtctgcaaaaaccacacggccggcgacgattccagcggatacagtcaccaggcctgagacg GGGAGGAAAAGTACAGCCAAAACTAAGCACAGagaatgtgccatatgttcagacgagctgccttcctcctgggagaagagactatgcagcgtctgtataaaaaagacgattcaggaggaaaccccatcatttgcatccgaattaaagtcactaataaaaagccaggtggaaagtgccattaaaggcattaaagccacaaagaaaaaacataagaaaacaccTGAGTCCCCCGTATCCAGTGCGgacgagtcagagagtgaactatctGACTCGAATAATTCGTCAGATtctgacacctcttcagtatcctctgagggggggcgcagttgcttccctatcgaggaaacagacgctttagtgaaagcggtcagagcaacaatgggTCTAGTGGAGGAGCGACCTAAaaaaacagcgcaggacataatgttcagcggtctggaacaaaaaagaaaaagagcatttccagtaaatgagaaaattcactctctaattaaaagagagtggaaaaaaccagacaaaaaagctctcctcacccccaaaagaaaatacccgtttgatgacccagcctgctcatcctggagtaaggcaccaaaattagatgtggccatagcaaaggcctcaaaaaagtttgccctaccttttgaggacatgggtaccttaaaagatccgatggacaaaaaagccgaggttTTTCTAAAAAACTCTTGGGAAGCGGCAGGAGGCGGACTTAAACCAGCGGTCGCGGCCACCTGCACAGCtcgcgcgctaatggtgtggcttgagcacttggattcccaattaaaagGAAAAGTCTCGAGAGACACgattcaaaaatcagtgtccgtaatgaaaggtgcagcagcctttttggcggatgcatctgtagactcagccagactagcagccagggctgccgccttttcgaacgccgcaagacgtgccctgtggctaaaatgttggccaggggaccttcagacaaagacaaaactatgttcaataccctgtgagggggaattcttgttcggcacaacgctagatgacatcctcgagaaagccgaggacaagaaaaagtctttccctg